ACCCTAATCTAGTTTAGCACAGAAACGATCACACATAATCCAAAGGGGAAGGGAACGCTTAgtagatcttttctttttcaattctcaataggaatattttatttatttgaaaaatacaaaacccaAGTATTAATAGAATATGCCAGAAGAAAGTAAGAGCAGTTGGCTCCCTGAAGCtgcagaaataaggagagcatgggcttttaaaaattctctgtaAAGGTCAATaagtaattgattttttttgtagttatagCTTAATGCaactaaatatttcttgaaaactCTTTATGCAATAGGAATCACCAATGTGTATTTTTCATGACTCAGAAATATGAAAACAAGTGCCCATTAATCTGGCAAATACCTGTAAATACTGCATTACACAATTACTCTTGATGAAAATATTACCAGGATGTCCTCAGAAGGGTAAATGCGATTCAGCACAAACctattttgcttatttaatttGCCCCCATAAGTAGTAGCACATAATGAGAACTCACTGCTAATTAAAATTAGGTATAATcattaaagtaaaaaagaatgtGCTTTAAGAACTATGCCTCAGACCTAGTCTAAACTTAATGTAAATTAAGATTTCCTGGTCTGTTTCAATCACCTGTAGGCCAGAGTGGACTAAGATTTATGTAACTAACCAATTAATGCAGATGTTCTGACTTTCACATTAGGCAGTCACACTGAAGTAAACCCTTTCGATACAATCTTTCCTTCACTAAATCTCAAAAGGCCCCTAAAGTGATCTCTACCCACATATTCATTTCACTGTTAATACAATTTGCATTTAACCTACATTTACGCAAGGTATATTTCAGAATAATTCtttcataaaatgaataaacattaaataaacaGCAAAAGTGATCAgactaaaatatatgtaacacaaATAGACAAAACCAAAATAGCATATGAATTATGTTaccaattataaaaatataagggGAACAGCCATAGAAACATCACAAGTATTTTCAATAAAATCTGACCACATGCTAGTCACATATTTCTGTATTAGTCATTCCACACTAAAATGACACACCTGAATACACAGTGTgttttaaaagcttttcttttacTAATCATATAGTCATAACAagttatagatttaaaaaataagattctcatcataaagctaaaaataaatatttaaaaggaaatctCCTTTAACATTCAGAAATCACTTCAGATAAATGAATACCAGAAATATTAAGCTTAAAAAACACTGAAACACCCACTGCCAGAATctttagaaggaaaagaaaaagaaaaaaggtaggaAGTAAAGAAAGTATCCATGGGGGAGGGGGTAAATCATACTCAAATCTCTTCTctttatatttcctctttttctgagaAAGCATTCAACATGATGTTAGCAGAATTTGCTTCACTCATTCTGTATCTGTATAGGTCTtcaatttcattacttttatGAAATTAGATACAGATGCGACTGAGACATTAAAATCTACATAAATTTTAGTAGTTTCATTAAGTGCCAATCATCAGAGCCCTAGACTCTGCCGAAGACTGAATTTACAAGTTCATCCAACATCATTCATTCTCTCCAATAATCCCTCCGTTCAGGATATGAACAATTTTTTAACACTAAAATTTCAACATAATCCCAATAAAAACTCTAATACCACCTAAAACCATTTCTTTTCTCTACCTCTGCCATTAATGCTTAAATGAAACAAGGCTGAAAAATCAAATAATGCAGAAATGTGCCTTCGTCAGTAAGTTTATGCTAAACGTACtgaatttcagtatttttaaaagcacattaaGTTAGAATGGCTAGTTTGTTTTACTTAAAGAATAGATTTTGAGAATCAATAAGGTTTCTCTTGTTTTACTATAAatgaacttaaaaagaaaatgctttactAAACTCAATCATAATATtcataattttacaattttatgtGATAATTCAATGTTGTGGTGGAAGGAAGGAATTGCCTCTTCCCACCCCCAGAGAATAaagtgaggatttttttttttttgaagcattctgataaaaaaaattttaggtggcattttaaaaagtcaaattgcaatttataattttttttaatttaaaaggaatTCAAGTTATTAGTggcatttaatatttttctatgtaaagTCAGAAGGTCAGTATTCAATCAAGTTGTGGTCTCAACGTGTTGATTATCTGCTGACCACTCAGGGCCACTGGTCATAGCAAATGTTTGGCTAGAGTCATGTAACAtatagagaagagaaagcaaCTAATTTTAGCTATATCAGGGCTGTTGTTTGGAAACAATAGACTAATTCAATGATGGTTTAAAAGAAACACTGTTTCAATTTATTTGGATGAAGCTTTGTTTTGGGTAATCATAGTTCCCAGTGCTAAGTTAATGCCGTAAGGTACAAAATCttcaaatattaacaaaataccCTGTATAAAGTATTATACCTTCTTATTAGGACATAGACTACTGATTATATTTCCCAATCACAGACTGgcataaaaataatcatttctttcGATATTAAAGAACTTCTAAAGAGCAGCATCATCATTGCCTTGCCTACTACCTCCATAAGGTTATGGGgcccaaattaaaaatacatgaagatGCTTTATGTCATAAAGTACTATAAAAGTTAAAGCATTAAAATCACCTTCAGTGATTTAAGAGTAACTATGTTCACCTACTTATACTCTATATCCCAGATTTTATAGGGTTTAAAAGTTCATAGCAAATGGAAAGTAAGTTTTGTCCCATGCCTTTTCTTTATagtaaggaaaatgaaaaccatGCATGATGATTATCAGGACAAAATCCATTACTAATCCCCAAGAGTTTCctaagatgttttatttttctttgtataattACGTTTTATAAGTCAATTTAAGAGTTTCCTACAGATAGCTTAGTCAAATCAACCATACTTAACTCTTTTAAGAAAACCAAGTATGTGAATTCTATTGCCAAAAATTTgcaattgaaaattttaaaacacagcaTGTCTTTTAGCATTTAAAACACAACAGCTCATGCAGTAAGAAACATCTTAAATCTCCttactaaaaacattttaaaccttCAACTCAGGTTGAAGTAGTGTTCTTctaaataaaagataattatttaaacAATAGATTAGGAAGTAGTTCGCATTAACCGTAAGAAccaagggttttttgtttttgttttttgtgttttgttttgtttttttttttttttttgacaactaAGCCTTTTAGAAGAACAGAACATACCCTAAATCTAAGCCTAAATTATTTCCCTAACAAGAACTTCCTAcgtgaagaggaaagaaagagacgTCCTCAGGGTTAGGGATAGCTTTCatagaaaaagtattttcaaaaatctGAATAACAAGTTAATGGGAATGATGAATATCattaacatttcagaaaaaacttcaatggttacatacaaataaatcattctgtctgctatgtcttctttttaaaaaaaacctgctGATTAATCAATCTTGGGTCACTACAatccacatttttatattttccgtCACACCTAAAATGGATATAAAACCTAGCATTTATCTGAATTGGGAATGAGGTTACAGGGTAGAGAAATTAACCTCTACCAACACATATGTCTACATTTAGAACTTTTTTCTGATAATTCCATTTTCTGACCTTTTTGGGTCAGACAGAATATCAGTATGCTTATAAGtgagtataaaaaaaaaaagagaaaaatcaaatgataGCTGAAAATTGAAGCTTAACAATTTTGGCCATCAGTTATCTACTTGAGAACAGGAACATTTGaaagtaaaattttgttttgcaCCATGTTGGCACCAATTCCTCTATTAAAGAGATTGATCGGCAGACATAACTTGTCTACTTTAGGGCAAGAACCCTGTGAGCAAGACCTGTGTCTAATACTATGGTCTGGTACACTGTTCACTGCATTGCTTTAGCAATTTCAAAACTCAAATCCTTTAACAGAAGATTCAGTTTGAAGAACAGGGTACTTCTACTACTTGTTGGTACTTCTGCTTTTAACCCGTTAATCTCAAGCTAACACttaacaaatttacaaataaGGCAGCACAACTTTTGACTACGTAAGTAAGGGTATCATTTATTGTAATATAAGAACATATTCTAAAACAGCTGAATGAACATGCACAACAAAATATGGTATTGAGACATTATACTCTCCtgaatgtatataatttttccttatctgttaatgagcaatattattttttaaatgttaaataaaatccTCACCATTGGCCAATGGGATACTGAATACCactatttaaggaaaaaaactgaaatggtgacgtacagatgttACTTAGGTTGTCTACCCTTTCTACTTTCAAAAGGCCACTTGAGCTTATTCATATAAAAAAGCACATGAATCTTCAGAGAACACATACAAACCAATGAAGATTTACATCTATTAATCTATCTTAAATGTACCAttcttaagaaacagaaaaacactgATCTTACCTTGAATAGCCATTAGAAAAAACTGTTCGACCAGGGAAGTTCAGAGTCCCCAAGGAAGTCAAGTTGTCGTCTCCAGAACCTTGGCACCTATTCCAATTTTCAGAACCAACGGGAATTGGTGGAATGACATTAAAAATAGGCTTCTGATCCTGCTGTTGAGAAAGGGATGCTGTATTCATGTCATAGTGGTACATCTGTCCTCCAGAGGTACTCACACCATGAACAGAAATGGCAGACATTTTATTACCAATTATATTTGCTCCAGGAAAGCTTGCCTGACAGTAAACTGTGCCCAGTTTCTCTTGCTTAATTACCCCAGGGGTGCAGAGTTCGAtgaaatcttctttttctgttttcacttGGGGCAGTGTTGCATTATTGGGGCTTGACAAAACCAGATCTCCATTATCCTTAATTTTGGGTTTAGTGTCCGGTAAAATGAGAGGCTTACAGTCCTCATTCGAATTTCCTTCCAAAAGGAATGAATCGTCTTCTCCCGCCAGAGGAGAAAGCAAACAGTTTTCATCTATCAACAGGTCTGATCTCCAAGGACTCTCATTCGTCTCTTTACCTGGGGACCCAGAAGAAAACTCCAAATCCTGCAAAATGTCAAAGGTGCTTTGGTCTGCGGTATACAATTTCACATTGCCGCCGTTGGTGCCAGTATGGCCCTTCAAATTTTGCTGTTCTGAAGATCCATCAGAGTGAGTTTTTGGAAACTCCTTCTTTGTGGGGGCAGCAGACACAGCAGTGGATGCTGAACTCTTGGGGTTCTCTGGAACACTGGTCGACCTATTGAGGTTTGCAATGCTTTCTTCCAAAAGCTTTAAGTCTGTTTCCCCCGAGGAAAGGCTGATTTGGCCCTGCTGTGGGAATCCCAGGTCATTTCCCATCActtttgtttctgtctctcccATATACAGTCCCATTGAGAGTGAAACTGCTTTGGAGAGATCTGGCTGCTGCGCATTGCTTACTGAGCCTTTTGGAAAATCAACCAAAAGTCTTCGCTGCTTGGAGTCTGACTGAGAAGCGACAGCCAGTGAGGGTGAAGATGCAGAAACCTTCACAGTAGCTCCTCCCCTTAGGGTTTTATAGAAGTCCATCACATTTCCCCTCTCCTGAGCAAGCACACTGCTGGGGTTTTCTTCTCTACTGGGAGTTAATGATTCTTTGGAGTCCATCAGTGAATAtcaactacaaaacaaaaaacaaaaacgggGGAAAACATCATAAATTCTAAAGTCACATTATCTCCCTGATCTGATTAGTAAGAGACAGCTTGTTAAATGAACCTTTTAGTTAACTCCGAATCAAATTCTTTGTTACCAAAAGAGTAATTTCTATCTTTCAGAATAAAAAGCCATGTCTCCTGCTCCCATTCAGCGTGCCACATTTAAAAGTACAATGCAGTCCATTTGCACAGCTGAGGGCAAAATTGTATCGAACTAAGCTTGGCTATTCATCCTGCCACTCACTGAACGTGTAGCTTTGTTAATCACAAACATTATAATTCATTACATCTGATTATTCTAAAGGTTCAAGTTGATGTCAaagtatttaatttcaaaaaaaggAAGTGTGATCATTAAAATTCCTACCTCTTTTCAATCAAGGCTGTTTGCTTTTCTGAGAATCAATACATATAACATTTGATAAATACTGTGCTAGAATTCCTCAATCCCTAATTACTTCCAAATTTCCCTCCTACCAGCTACTCACACATCCAAACCTTTAAGTACAACCAACTGGTGAACCATgcacattttctttgaaaaataaacgATGCTGATCTGCTTATCTTCCGACAGGCTGGGAAAAGGCTTTTTAACCCATACTTCTGACTGGATGTGCCTACCTCCAAATTTTGGATATATGAAATAAGATACACATTATATAGGTCAactaaaatttagattttaaagaGCAGAAGACAATGTGTAGTAGCTTCTCACTACATTGTTAGcttaaataacttaaatataGCTGACCCTTATCATAACTCACAAAACCATGTAGATCAAGCTACACTTGTTTACATTGCTTGAGATCCTCAATATGAAATGCTATTACATCTCCAAGTTCTTTCCTTTCCAAACAAATATCGAAGTACcgaaaaatgaaaaaacacagaATCGTAAAATCACATTCATATAAATTCAGGTACAACGGTATCCAGtaaaatgttcaaaataattttctctgcCTTCACCTATCAAACCTTCACCTATCCCAATTCTCAGCCTATTCTCAAGAGAATAAGACTGTTAGGCTATCGTTAATCAGGGTGTTTTAAGAGATGGACTAAGACTGAGAAGCACATTTGGGACAGTATAGTCAAATCCTGCCCAATAAAAGGAAACTTTTCCTATACGATGACGTTAGGCAACATAAATGTCACTGGCCCTCACTGAAAAGTGAATATGAAGGTAAAGAGAGGGGTGTGGACTTGCCACTACAAATCTTGAGGGTAAACTGCTTATCTCCCCACTCTCTGCCCTGTTTATCTGAGGTGATAACGATCTCTAAACACGAGGTATCAAATGGAGCCCAATGAATTTCCATACCGTTTTCTGACAGCTGCCTTCAAACCCGAAACCAAAACAATACTTCCTAAAACGAAAACGCTCCCTCAAGCGACATTATCCCCCAGTTTAAGTTGCAAATAACCCAGCCACATTAATCGGCCCTAATGAACCATGCCAGAGGGTCTTAAGTGGTATTACAAGGTTGCAATTATCAAGTCTGCAACCCCAAACGTCACACTAGCACTTGTCGAAAATCGCAACACAAAACTATTACGGTTACAGGGAGTCTTTTTCTAAAAGGGGCCACTTAGAAACCTCAGGCGCGAATTGACAACAAACGCTAAAGAGCAAGCCCttgcggggcgggggcgggggcgggggcgggggcgggggcggggggtgggggagaaaaaAAGTGCGAGGTTAAAAGAGAAATATGTCCAGACCTGTTGAGTTCTCTCTCCGACACGCCCACTTCCACCAGATAACGCTAGCCCCTGCCGGAGTCTCCAAGTAGCAAGCTGTCAGCCCCCCGCGTGTGTACTCTCACGCGCCCTGCACGCCCTCCCCAAGCCAGGCGCGACGGGGCCTCCCCAGAGCCCGGGCTCGCGCTCGGGCGCGCCGGGGTGGAGTGCAAATATTCGAGCGAGTAGAATTCAGACGCGGCTTAGCGTTCACCACGAAAACGGGTGTTGGGCGGCCCCTTGGAGGGAAAGGGGACATTCGGGGGGAGAAAAGAGGCCAGTGTTCCCGTCGGGGAATAAGAGGCTCGAAACCCCCGGCAGTTCGACAAGGCTCCGCTCGCCGTCCGAGCTCAGGTTCCTCCCCCTCTGCCCGGCCAGGGGACGCCGgcggagggagaggaagaagccaGCGCTGTCACCCGCGCACTGCCCTTTCGTCACCGTCGCCCGGCCCTcgccagccccccacccccactccccgaGGCTAATAAAAGTTTGTAGGCTCCCGCGGCGGCCCCCGAGTCGTCTCCGGTCCCACCGGCACCTCGTCGGAGTGAGCGCGCCCCGGCCCCCTCCCCGCCTCGCTTCTTACCTCTGACAGAGGAGCCGCTCGCCCGCCACCGTCCGCAGCTCCTGCCGCAGCAGAGATAAACAACTTAGCGTGTGAACGCAGAAGGAGCAGgagggaaatatttttttttttctaaaaaaaaggaagtaaacaGCCGCCCCTTTCTCCATGGGTGGGGGGAGAGCCCCTATTTAAGAAAGTCTCCCATCGCCCAGCTGACAAGACAGCCCTCCGCCCCGCGCCGGGCTCCGCGGGTCCGGGCTTCCGGGCGCGCGTGCCCCGTCCCGGCGCCCAGCTGCTTCGGCCGCTCCGGCTGCGGCGTCTCTTTCCACCCACTGAATCCGTCCCCGACGGGCCGGCGGTGACTCGGGCTCCCGTCACAGACACGAGCTCGCAAAATGGAGGAGGCGGCGGCAGAGGGAAGGGAGCGCGGACACGCGAAGGGGCCGCCCGGCCTGGGCGAGCGAGCGGGACCGAGCGGGGAGCGGGTGGAGGCGGCGCCACGGCGCgcacacactcgcacacacgcGCTCCCACTCCACCCCCGGCCGCTCCCCGCCCGAGGGGCCGCGCGGCGGCCGCGGGGAACGATGCAACCTGTTGGCGACGCTTGGCAACTGCA
The Macaca mulatta isolate MMU2019108-1 chromosome 6, T2T-MMU8v2.0, whole genome shotgun sequence DNA segment above includes these coding regions:
- the NR3C1 gene encoding glucocorticoid receptor isoform X2 — its product is MDSKESLTPSREENPSSVLAQERGNVMDFYKTLRGGATVKVSASSPSLAVASQSDSKQRRLLVDFPKGSVSNAQQPDLSKAVSLSMGLYMGETETKVMGNDLGFPQQGQISLSSGETDLKLLEESIANLNRSTSVPENPKSSASTAVSAAPTKKEFPKTHSDGSSEQQNLKGHTGTNGGNVKLYTADQSTFDILQDLEFSSGSPGKETNESPWRSDLLIDENCLLSPLAGEDDSFLLEGNSNEDCKPLILPDTKPKIKDNGDLVLSSPNNATLPQVKTEKEDFIELCTPGVIKQEKLGTVYCQASFPGANIIGNKMSAISVHGVSTSGGQMYHYDMNTASLSQQQDQKPIFNVIPPIPVGSENWNRCQGSGDDNLTSLGTLNFPGRTVFSNGYSSPSMRPDVSSPPSSSSTATTGPPPKLCLVCSDEASGCHYGVLTCGSCKVFFKRAVEGQHNYLCAGRNDCIIDKIRRKNCPACRYRKCLQAGMNLEARKTKKKIKGIQQATTGVSQETSENPANKTIVPATLPQLTPTLVSLLEVIEPEVLYAGYDSSVPDSTWRIMTTLNMLGGRQVIAAVKWAKAIPGFRNLHLDDQMTLLQYSWMFLMAFALGWRSYRQSSANLLCFAPDLIINEQRMTLPCMYDQCKHMLYVSSELHRLQVSYEEYLCMKTLLLLSSVPKDGLKSQELFDEIRMTYIKELGKAIVKREGNSSQNWQRFYQLTKLLDSMHEVVENLLNYCFQTFLDKTMSIEFPEMLAEIITNQIPKYSNGNIKKLLFHQK
- the NR3C1 gene encoding glucocorticoid receptor isoform X1, which produces MDSKESLTPSREENPSSVLAQERGNVMDFYKTLRGGATVKVSASSPSLAVASQSDSKQRRLLVDFPKGSVSNAQQPDLSKAVSLSMGLYMGETETKVMGNDLGFPQQGQISLSSGETDLKLLEESIANLNRSTSVPENPKSSASTAVSAAPTKKEFPKTHSDGSSEQQNLKGHTGTNGGNVKLYTADQSTFDILQDLEFSSGSPGKETNESPWRSDLLIDENCLLSPLAGEDDSFLLEGNSNEDCKPLILPDTKPKIKDNGDLVLSSPNNATLPQVKTEKEDFIELCTPGVIKQEKLGTVYCQASFPGANIIGNKMSAISVHGVSTSGGQMYHYDMNTASLSQQQDQKPIFNVIPPIPVGSENWNRCQGSGDDNLTSLGTLNFPGRTVFSNGYSSPSMRPDVSSPPSSSSTATTGPPPKLCLVCSDEASGCHYGVLTCGSCKVFFKRAVEGRQHNYLCAGRNDCIIDKIRRKNCPACRYRKCLQAGMNLEARKTKKKIKGIQQATTGVSQETSENPANKTIVPATLPQLTPTLVSLLEVIEPEVLYAGYDSSVPDSTWRIMTTLNMLGGRQVIAAVKWAKAIPGFRNLHLDDQMTLLQYSWMFLMAFALGWRSYRQSSANLLCFAPDLIINEQRMTLPCMYDQCKHMLYVSSELHRLQVSYEEYLCMKTLLLLSSVPKDGLKSQELFDEIRMTYIKELGKAIVKREGNSSQNWQRFYQLTKLLDSMHEVVENLLNYCFQTFLDKTMSIEFPEMLAEIITNQIPKYSNGNIKKLLFHQK